A stretch of Aythya fuligula isolate bAytFul2 chromosome 1, bAytFul2.pri, whole genome shotgun sequence DNA encodes these proteins:
- the GPR15 gene encoding G-protein coupled receptor 15 yields the protein MRTAWPEMDLSQLSPVTMVTLNYDDYFYEDNCQYKHLQHMTTFLPILYTVVFLVGIVGNSILIAALVFKRRVQRLIDIFIINLAASDFIFLITLPFWVDKEVSDGSWRVGSFLCKASSFVISVNMYCSILLLTCMSADRYLAIMYPAVARRVRTRSYSTGLCICVWVLSCCLGIPTLLSRELKERYGKTYCADKAVTESKQIMSLMMLILAFFFPLLSILTFYCSITRRLCMHYQRSGKHDKKLRKSIKIVFIVVAAFVISWVPFNLFKLMAILLGLRKLPDCFPDMVAEVGMQVSSPFAFANSCANPFIYYCFDNYIRRAMLRCLCPWVKVSSSGSVSDTLDTRLSHSLSNFIAGEYAARKRKRSVSL from the coding sequence ATGAGGACGGCCTGGCCAGAAATGGACCTCAGCCAGCTGTCGCCTGTGACTATGGTCACTTTGAACTACGACGACTACTTCTACGAGGACAACTGCCAGTACAAGCATCTGCAGCACATGACTACTTTCCTCCCCATCCTGTACACCGTCGTGTTCCTGGTGGGCATCGTCGGCAACTCCATCCTGATAGCGGCCTTGGTCTTCAAGCGCCGGGTCCAGAGGCTGATCGACATCTTCATCATCAACCTCGCCGCTTCTGACTTCATCTTCCTCATCACGCTGCCCTTCTGGGTGGACAAGGAGGTGTCGGACGGGAGCTGGAGGGTAGGATCTTTCCTCTGTAAAGCCAGTTCTTTTGTCATCTCCGTCAACATGTACTgcagcatcctcctcctcacttGCATGAGTGCGGACCGCTACCTTGCCATCATGTACCCCGCTGTCGCCAGAAGGGTCAGGACCAGATCCTATTCCACCGGCCTCTGCATCTGCGTCTGGGTGTTATCCTGCTGCCTGGGGATCCCGACCCTGCTGTCCCGGGAACTGAAGGAGCGCTATGGCAAGACGTACTGCGCAGACAAAGCCGTGACAGAATCCAAACAGATCATGTCGCTGATGATGTTGATCCTGGCTTTCTTCTTCCCGCTGCTGAGCATCCTGACCTTTTACTGCTCCATCACCAGGAGGCTCTGCATGCATTACCAGAGGTCCGGGAAACACGAcaagaaactgagaaaatcCATCAAGATCGTCTTCATCGTGGTGGCTGCTTTTGTCATCTCCTGGGTGCCCTTCAACCTCTTCAAGCTCATGGCCATCCTGTTGGGACTGCGGAAGCTGCCCGACTGTTTTCCCGACATGGTGGCCGAGGTGGGCATGCAGGTGAGCAGCCCCTTTGCCTTCGCCAACAGCTGTGCCAACCCTTTCATCTACTACTGCTTTGACAACTACATCCGCAGGGCCATGCTCAGGTGCCTGTGCCCGTGGGTGAAAGtcagcagcagcggcagcgtCTCTGACACGTTGGACACCCGCCTGAGCCACTCCTTATCCAATTTCATCGCGGGGGAGTACGCTGCTAGGAAGAGGAAGCGCTCGGTGTCCCTCTGA